Proteins encoded within one genomic window of Paramisgurnus dabryanus chromosome 13, PD_genome_1.1, whole genome shotgun sequence:
- the lingo4b gene encoding leucine-rich repeat and immunoglobulin-like domain-containing nogo receptor-interacting protein 4b isoform X1 — MGRLPVSRYTEVLNSQGFKTTKMFCDIVSKEGGKMFLCGHWGAWTILLLWCLSLSSADLTCPQKCSCYPDTSEVNCSSKHLTGVPEGLPNNAKRLDLSGNQMKTIGRRQFSGLSNLVDLDLSENMISMIEVDAFQGLKNLQYLRIKNNRLKIIPVGVFSGLANLRRLDLSENEILVFLDYTFKDTINLQQLDAGENDLVFISQRAFVGLQALKEFNVDRSNLTSIPTEALSQLQSLTKLRLRKLTISVLPNNAFRGLNKLRTLQILQWPSLETLNSNSLVGLNLTTLVLTNCNISDVPYTSLRHLVYLQYLDLSYNPITSIQGNLLGELLRLQELHLVGGNLLSIEPGAFKGLVHFRLLNVSTNRLSTLEESVFHSVGNLQTLRLDKNPLACDCRLLWVVRRRRRLDFDGRQPTCSSPNQVRRKAFRDFSEAELPVIFVCRQAQILNRQLQDTNVVEGTSVRFDCKADGYPSPSITWLSAQQTALSSVGRVRVLNNGSLEVRYTQVQDSGTYLCTAANAAGNDSIAVSLQVEGLPQNHTASYFSDEGWMETSLPTSTNSSAQVSSPYPFDAKTLIIATTMGFLSFLSSVAICFVFMFFWSQSRGQIKHTATIDFVPRSSVGGGGIGGDTGRFTMKLI; from the exons atgggccggttaccggtttcaagatataccgaggttttaaacagtcaaggttttaaaaccactaaaatgttctgtgatatcgtctccaag GAAGGAGGTAAGATGTTCCTGTGTGGCCATTGGGGTGCATGGACAATCCTGCTTTTATGGTGCTTAAGTCTTTCATCTGCTGACCTCACCTGCCCACAGAAATGCAGCTGTTACCCTGACACATCAGAGGTCAATTGCTCCTCAAAACACCTGACAGGTGTGCCTGAGGGCCTGCCTAATAATGCCAAACGTCTAGACCTTTCTGGAAATCAAATGAAGACAATAGGCAGACGGCAGTTCTCTGGCTTGTCAAACCTGGTGGACCTGGACCTGAGTGAGAACATGATCTCAATGATCGAGGTAGACGCATTTCAGGGACTAAAGAACCTACAATACTTGAGGATTAAAAACAACCGTCTCAAGATCATACCTGTTGGGGTCTTCTCTGGCCTAGCCAACCTTCGCCGTCTGGATCTCAGCGAAAATGAAATTCTAGTTTTTTTGGATTACACATTCAAGGACACGATTAACTTACAACAGCTTGATGCTGGAGAGAACGACCTGGTGTTCATCTCGCAACGGGCGTTTGTCGGGCTGCAGGCGCTAAAGGAGTTCAACGTGGACCGTAGCAATCTAACCTCTATCCCCACGGAGGCCCTGTCGCAGCTGCAGAGCCTGACCAAGCTGCGTCTGCGCAAACTGACCATCAGCGTGCTCCCCAATAATGCCTTTCGTGGGCTCAACAAGTTACGCACTCTGCAGATCCTCCAATGGCCTTCTCTCGAGACGCTAAATAGTAACAGCCTGGTGGGTCTTAACCTTACCACTTTAGTTTTAACCAACTGTAATATTAGCGATGTTCCCTATACTTCACTACGTCATTTGGTCTATTTGCAATACCTGGACCTGTCCTACAACCCCATCACTTCCATCCAGGGCAACCTGCTGGGGGAGCTTCTCCGACTGCAAGAGTTGCACCTGGTGGGTGGGAACCTGCTAAGTATCGAACCGGGAGCCTTCAAGGGTCTGGTCCACTTTCGCCTCCTCAATGTGTCGACTAACCGTCTGTCTACACTGGAGGAAAGTGTCTTCCACTCGGTTGGCAACTTGCAAACACTGCGGCTTGACAAAAATCCCTTGGCGTGTGACTGCAGACTGCTTTGGGTGGTGCGCCGTCGCCGGCGGCTAGATTTTGATGGCCGCCAACCTACCTGTTCCTCCCCGAATCAGGTGCGCAGGAAGGCATTTCGAGACTTTTCAGAAGCAGAGCTCCCGGTTATATTTGTGTGCAGACAGGCACAGATTCTGAACCGACAGCTGCAAGACACAAACGTTGTGGAGGGCACGAGCGTACGATTTGACTGCAAAGCAGATGGCTATCCATCACCTTCCATTACGTGGCTGTCAGCACAACAGACTGCGCTTAGCTCTGTCGGGAGAGTACGAGTGCTCAATAATGGGAGTCTGGAGGTGCGTTACACCCAAGTGCAAGACAGTGGAACTTATCTGTGTACTGCAGCTAATGCAGCCGGTAATGATAGCATCGCAGTGAGCCTTCAAGTTGAAGGTCTCCCGCAGAACCACACGGCATCGTATTTCTCAGATGAGGGATGGATGGAAACTTCATTGCCGACCTCAACCAACTCCTCCGCACAAGTGTCGAGCCCTTATCCCTTTGACGCTAAAACCCTTATCATCGCGACCACCATGGGATTTCTTTCCTTTCTCAGCTCTGTGGCAATCTGTTTCGTGTTTATGTTCTTCTGGAGTCAGAGCAGGGGTCAGATCAAACACACTGCTACTATAGACTTTGTGCCACGATCGTCCGTGGGTGGAGGTGGGATTGGTGGGGACACGGGAAGATTCACAATGAAGCTTATTTGA
- the lingo4b gene encoding leucine-rich repeat and immunoglobulin-like domain-containing nogo receptor-interacting protein 4b isoform X2 — MFLCGHWGAWTILLLWCLSLSSADLTCPQKCSCYPDTSEVNCSSKHLTGVPEGLPNNAKRLDLSGNQMKTIGRRQFSGLSNLVDLDLSENMISMIEVDAFQGLKNLQYLRIKNNRLKIIPVGVFSGLANLRRLDLSENEILVFLDYTFKDTINLQQLDAGENDLVFISQRAFVGLQALKEFNVDRSNLTSIPTEALSQLQSLTKLRLRKLTISVLPNNAFRGLNKLRTLQILQWPSLETLNSNSLVGLNLTTLVLTNCNISDVPYTSLRHLVYLQYLDLSYNPITSIQGNLLGELLRLQELHLVGGNLLSIEPGAFKGLVHFRLLNVSTNRLSTLEESVFHSVGNLQTLRLDKNPLACDCRLLWVVRRRRRLDFDGRQPTCSSPNQVRRKAFRDFSEAELPVIFVCRQAQILNRQLQDTNVVEGTSVRFDCKADGYPSPSITWLSAQQTALSSVGRVRVLNNGSLEVRYTQVQDSGTYLCTAANAAGNDSIAVSLQVEGLPQNHTASYFSDEGWMETSLPTSTNSSAQVSSPYPFDAKTLIIATTMGFLSFLSSVAICFVFMFFWSQSRGQIKHTATIDFVPRSSVGGGGIGGDTGRFTMKLI; from the coding sequence ATGTTCCTGTGTGGCCATTGGGGTGCATGGACAATCCTGCTTTTATGGTGCTTAAGTCTTTCATCTGCTGACCTCACCTGCCCACAGAAATGCAGCTGTTACCCTGACACATCAGAGGTCAATTGCTCCTCAAAACACCTGACAGGTGTGCCTGAGGGCCTGCCTAATAATGCCAAACGTCTAGACCTTTCTGGAAATCAAATGAAGACAATAGGCAGACGGCAGTTCTCTGGCTTGTCAAACCTGGTGGACCTGGACCTGAGTGAGAACATGATCTCAATGATCGAGGTAGACGCATTTCAGGGACTAAAGAACCTACAATACTTGAGGATTAAAAACAACCGTCTCAAGATCATACCTGTTGGGGTCTTCTCTGGCCTAGCCAACCTTCGCCGTCTGGATCTCAGCGAAAATGAAATTCTAGTTTTTTTGGATTACACATTCAAGGACACGATTAACTTACAACAGCTTGATGCTGGAGAGAACGACCTGGTGTTCATCTCGCAACGGGCGTTTGTCGGGCTGCAGGCGCTAAAGGAGTTCAACGTGGACCGTAGCAATCTAACCTCTATCCCCACGGAGGCCCTGTCGCAGCTGCAGAGCCTGACCAAGCTGCGTCTGCGCAAACTGACCATCAGCGTGCTCCCCAATAATGCCTTTCGTGGGCTCAACAAGTTACGCACTCTGCAGATCCTCCAATGGCCTTCTCTCGAGACGCTAAATAGTAACAGCCTGGTGGGTCTTAACCTTACCACTTTAGTTTTAACCAACTGTAATATTAGCGATGTTCCCTATACTTCACTACGTCATTTGGTCTATTTGCAATACCTGGACCTGTCCTACAACCCCATCACTTCCATCCAGGGCAACCTGCTGGGGGAGCTTCTCCGACTGCAAGAGTTGCACCTGGTGGGTGGGAACCTGCTAAGTATCGAACCGGGAGCCTTCAAGGGTCTGGTCCACTTTCGCCTCCTCAATGTGTCGACTAACCGTCTGTCTACACTGGAGGAAAGTGTCTTCCACTCGGTTGGCAACTTGCAAACACTGCGGCTTGACAAAAATCCCTTGGCGTGTGACTGCAGACTGCTTTGGGTGGTGCGCCGTCGCCGGCGGCTAGATTTTGATGGCCGCCAACCTACCTGTTCCTCCCCGAATCAGGTGCGCAGGAAGGCATTTCGAGACTTTTCAGAAGCAGAGCTCCCGGTTATATTTGTGTGCAGACAGGCACAGATTCTGAACCGACAGCTGCAAGACACAAACGTTGTGGAGGGCACGAGCGTACGATTTGACTGCAAAGCAGATGGCTATCCATCACCTTCCATTACGTGGCTGTCAGCACAACAGACTGCGCTTAGCTCTGTCGGGAGAGTACGAGTGCTCAATAATGGGAGTCTGGAGGTGCGTTACACCCAAGTGCAAGACAGTGGAACTTATCTGTGTACTGCAGCTAATGCAGCCGGTAATGATAGCATCGCAGTGAGCCTTCAAGTTGAAGGTCTCCCGCAGAACCACACGGCATCGTATTTCTCAGATGAGGGATGGATGGAAACTTCATTGCCGACCTCAACCAACTCCTCCGCACAAGTGTCGAGCCCTTATCCCTTTGACGCTAAAACCCTTATCATCGCGACCACCATGGGATTTCTTTCCTTTCTCAGCTCTGTGGCAATCTGTTTCGTGTTTATGTTCTTCTGGAGTCAGAGCAGGGGTCAGATCAAACACACTGCTACTATAGACTTTGTGCCACGATCGTCCGTGGGTGGAGGTGGGATTGGTGGGGACACGGGAAGATTCACAATGAAGCTTATTTGA